GGAACGAATCACCCTAAGAATCTCAACCACTAGACACATTCAAATATAGAATATTTACAGATTTCACCTTATATTTCCTTTACTCAAGCCTAAAACACAGCATCCTTATCACTCCTGGGAGACTGAATCTTCCTTATGACTCCCTGatctaataattttatgagaaaaccTTATTTTATTCTTCTTAAACTAATTTGATAATCTACTGACAGTAATAAGATGATGGAAATTTTGTCTTGTTTCTAGCAAAGTAATAACAGGGATAAGATTCTATATCAtcccctcttttttttttattaatattcaattttattattttaaatttgtatagcaaaattttaaaatttcttaaaatatattatttgataGAAATATAtccaattaataaatatattaaaaatgtaCAATTATGATAGATTTTACAGATATAAAttgcatattttttttaaaaaaaatattagtgatatttattcattaaaatataatatgagTTATAATTAGATGAACGACATAAATTTGTCCTTATGGGAGCGAGACACGGGATGTGCTCTTCATCATCCGCTTCTGGTCTATCTTCCAAACGAATGGAAGCAGAATTTTCTCTAGAAAATTCTTTGCTTTACGGAGGCCATTGATAGAGAGGAATGTGGGggtctctctcattctttttcTACCTTTTTTCCAGGCCaagctcaaggattagagaatATGCTGGAGCAATGTGGAACCACACGGGACACAATCTGCCCACTTATATTTTCAGAGGAAGTAAAATAAAAGGTGCAAAATAAACTTTGTTttctcttaatttatttttctgttatttgaatatgtgaaaaattaaaaaaaattaaaaaaaatgtttattttcctttctcaggaaaatattaaatgaaaaggaaataattatattttgatgAAATTCACTGTTATGCCTTGTATctgataaatttgaattatcaatCTAAAGACATATATCTAATTTCACAAGTTGCAAGATTTTTTCTATTTACTTTTCTTATCTTTATCTCCTAATTTAAAAGAAAGTAATTAGAGAAAACTATAACCATTTGCTTTCatggtttcttttcttttctttttttatacacaaaaaaaactcattatttattttctattatttattttctctcttctGCCTTTCCCACACGTCCAAAAATAGGGTTGCAGTCACTtgtataaaattcattttagaAAATCTAACCAAACAAAAAACGAAATTCCATCATGGGATTTAGAAATTCAGGATCAGCTCTGCACCGTCATCTCGTAAAATGCGACAGTATTAGAAtcaaatttaactaattaaggATGATAAGATTGGGCAAGGACATTGATAGGACGCTTCCTAAAAGAGAGATTGGGGTAGTCTCCACTTTCTACCGTACCTGCGAATGACGTAACACATTTGATTTGGCCAGAGGACAGTTTCTCGACTCTGCCAAAACAAAATTGCTTCTCTGTGGTCTCAACAATTTACCTAATCAGCTTTGTACTCATCTGCTTGACTTTTACTGCGTCTCCACTTGCAAGTATTTCCCAACTAAATCACATATGGGGACCAATTACCAAAAACAAACCTTGGTAGGTAAGAGAAAGGGTTCAAGTCAGCTTTTGCGCACCCTGGCCGATATCATCCTGCTCTCAGAATTCAACGTTCAACATATTGTTGGGGCTGTTAAGCACTAAACAGACAACACGAGGTTGCAAACCCCCCGCCCACAAAGTATAAGTAGACATGGGCTTTGTCACCAAGGCCCAATCAAATTTATATGTATTGTGTAAAGCCTGCATCCAGAATAGAAAAGCATCATAAAGTTGATCAGTTTTTCAAGTCGATGGAAATTACTAGGGGTCCTactaggaagaaaaaaaaagttatctCCATTAGTCAGAATATATGCAGTTGCAGCAGTTATGATATTGAAAAGGATTTTTAAATAACATTGAGCAtgcaaaataattaatatacatTCTGATGATCTTGGCACAGACTTGCACGACTGGTGGGGTCAAATGGCATTATTCTCATCATATTCCTTCTCTTTCTGAAATCAAAAGACAATATCCAGTCATCAACGAGCCAAAAACACGACCCGCATCCAAAAATGAAAGATACTACTTAAAACTTAACATGGCACTTCTGATCTGAGGTATCTGCTTGAGTTGTTGAGCACTCGGAATCTAAGTGGTGTACTGCTGCAATAACCTGTGAGTAAAAGAAACATATAAAATGCTTAACGTTTTGAAAGTTTCCAAATCTTGGAGATCCCATCCAGTTTTCTTCTAAGCAATTATCAACTGATACAAAAaggtaataataaataaatgacaTCGAGTACCAGTTTCATCATGTCTAACATGGAAGAAATCAAATGTCTAGTTTATTTgtcataaaataatatttcttaCCTTCTCGTTTTTCTCTGCAATGCTTGGACCATTAATTGCAGATTGAAGTTCAGAAGAAGCAGCCTGCCATTGGATGATTAGAACATATATGTATTAGTCTTGAGCACCTTAATACTAAACAAGTTAAATGATTTGCAACATCCAACACACTCGCCTCTGATACACAGGAGTTTAAGTGATTGTTTTCTTGTAGGATGTTGCCAACTGAGTGCTGCACCTGACATGTCGGTAAAGCTGCACAAAATTTATTGACCCATGCTTGCTATATCtaatgctttttcttcaacttGCATCATTAATCACTTTGTAGAATATAGGCAGGCATgtcgttattattattatttttttttgttatcgTTATCTTTTAATGACTACCTGGTAACCACTGTTTGCAATTTTGCATATCTACTTTAGGAACCATTTCGAGGAGCTGCCTCTCAATTTGCGAATATCATGTACGGATGCTGACTCGGTCAAAAAGATGAATTTTGTCCTAAAATATTACTGGAAACAATTACAACGGAACAGCATTACCTTTGCCTAATCATTAGATTGGTCTTTCAAACAACAGCCAAAAAATGGAATGTGGTGTTTTAACATGTGAACTTGGGAAATTGCACCATGAATAATCATATATAGTTGAACGGGACGTAAAACTCTTTACAGAAAGAGCAGTGCTGAAACAAGGTTAATGACTAATGCACTCCTAAACCACCATAGTCGAACAGAAAAACTCTTTACAGAAAGAGTAATTCTGAAACAAGGTCAATGGCTAATGCACTCCTAAACCACCATGGGTTGACAGAAATACATTTACATTATAATGCCAACTACTTTAGATAACTTTCTTGGCATGTTACATCTTTCAGAATGCATTAAGTAACAAAGAGAAACATTCTCTTCTATCGCTAATCCTCAGTGAAATAAACACAACATGAAGAAGGAATAGCATACCTAGATTCTCTGCAGTTCCCATCATGGGAGCTTTAATAGTAGACGATTCTCTGCTCATTAGGACATCAGCTTCAATTCTATCGGCCACTTATAGTATAGATAGTGTCACCAGTAAGAACCAGCTTTCAAACAAAGGTAAAAGTTGTAGCACACCATCCCTAATTTAGCTAAAATTAATCTGTTGAGTTACCTATTATCTTCATTTCTCCTGACCGTATCACAGTCATCTTGACATTTCAGTGCAGAGGATAATGCCTTCTTGTCCTGTCATCAGACTCTAGGATATTTCAGCCTAAAAAGCAAATGCAAACAAAAGTTGAACTATACATGAAGCTACTATGTAGTTCTTTGTGGCATCATGGTACAGATTACCAAGATTTAGAGGGTACTGGaaagtacatgcatagcatagaTTGatggaataaattaattataaagaaGTCTATGCCTATAGCCAAACCATTTTAGATGGAACTGCCAGATTTTGGAATAGAGGTTATAATGTCATCAACTGATCATGCGTAGATGTCCTTGGATCTATATCTTACTCGCCATCAATACACTAAACATATTCAAAACTTCAAATGGTTCTTAGAAACGAAAATATATGATAGATTTAATTGGAGAGAGTAAAtgctagaatttttttttaaaaaaaaaatgctagtaagttaaaataaataaatgaataaacttTGCTGACCTCATCATCCATATTTTTAACCGTCTCCTTAACCTTCTGTAATATTACTGCTAAATTCCCCACTTCACATTGTAAAGCCTGATTCCCAGAAACATCAAAGAGGTCAATAAggacaaagaagaagaagtcaAACAGCCAGCGTTAGATTCTAACCTCTTTCTCAGAAATCAGACTCTGTATAACTGCATCTTTTGCTACAAGATTTTTCTGGAGGTGAGATTGGTTAAGGTAATCCTTAAAAGAACATCTTCAGCTGAAAGTAAATTCTTTTGTTGGAATCTAGAAATCAGATAGATATTATGCTTGCATGGATATCTCTTCTATTTGATTTTGACAATTGTTCCTAATATTTGCTGCTTCCAGTTGTCCTTCTAGCTCTGATATAATTTTTCCCTTTGTTTGGAGCTCATCCTCattatttttcagtttatttttcagGTCATGGACCTTTTCTGCCAAGAAACAGAATGAAGGAAAAATATATAGACATAATCAGATATTGAAAAGCTTTGTTTTTGGAATTAAATGCTAACTCGGCAATGACAGGGATTAAGTTTGACCGCAATGAGGGAATCAAACATTCATGTTtgacaaagaaagaaaaaagaaatacctTGGTTACACTTTTTCCAAAAGTTATCAACTAGCGACATTGCATATGATACACTCACTTGGATGAAACACGGTAAAATGCATTTTCACGGTCTAAAAGCAAATTCTAGTTAAGGAGGGTGAATGAGAAAATGGGTTTTACCAACAAATACTTCTTCAAAGGCAGACACCTTATCCATCTTGCTCCTTAAGCCAGCTACTAAATATAGCAAAGAAAGTTAATACAATGCAGATAAACAATGTTACAGAGTTCATTATATTATGAACAGTCGCTGCTAATAATCCATTCTAATATGCCTAGAAGCTTTAACAGTTAAGAAAGCTCCATACCTACTTCCTCTTTTTCAAGCACAAGGAGTTGCACATTGTCCAGAACTTGCTTGATTGAGAAAGCTTCCTTTTCTATACTATCAAACAATGATAGATGAGAATTTAGTTTTTCTGATAGGACACCGAGCTTTCTATCTCTGGCTTCGATTGAACGTTTCATTTCACAAGTTGATTCCTGCTCATAAACATCAATTATCAAGTCAGTTAATGACATATCAATTATAGGCATCTTACCTTGAATGCGAATCAAACGCATAAGATACCAGTATTGATTTGTTGGACTTGGTAACAGTTTTTGCCACAATTTCAGCTCTTAAAATGTGGAGAGCATAATATCAACCTGTCTTAATTAATTTGAAGTTTAGCATTAATTGATACCTCTGTGTTTTgtcaaaattaactatttaattcctATTTCAAATTTACTTAATCAAAATATCtcattattttatgaaattaaactttttaaatccttcataaaaaaaatgttaataacATATTTTAGACTTTAATATTTATACTCCCTCAGTGACTCGATCCCATGACTTTTATCCATCTTTCAGcattttttttatctcaaaattattatcCGCTTTCCTTTACCTATTAATTTActattataactctatttaattttatctaatttttaagaaacctctcaaataataaaatttaatatttttaaaaagatataattaaaaagttaataaaaataaaagataaaaattataaccagAGATAGTATTACTTAGTATctataattttaacaatatgtattatttagtttttttattttaaatatctatattATTATTAGGCCTGAAACAAATTAACTAACATTGGTAGAAGGGCTAAAGAATTTGATCACGAtatattaatttagtttaaaataagGATTAAGTAGTTAAATATAAACAAATATAAGAACCTGGTACTAATTTATCCttctttataaaataaattcttagGGCACCACACAAGCAAAATGTAATGAGTTTCACTCATGTACTTCTAAGTAGAAAACAAAAATGAGTTGATACTTTACGAATATTCCGCAATTTCGTTCTACTGGCATCCACGAGCCAAAGGCTTAAGAAACTCAAACCTCGTATGCATGAACGAAACTTTCCCTCGATTGAAGCAGGCTCTGTATTGTTCCTTGCATCTCCTTTAGTCTATTCTCAAGCAAAGCATTGTCGTCTTGAAGGTAACTCATCTATAAGAATATTACTCACAATCGCCATCAATCAGCAAtgagaaattaaaattagtttcTAAGAAGCATTTCCACAAACACGAAAGCTAACCTGGCGGTCAAGTTTGTGGCGCAATTCGTTGGAAGAAGCCAACTCCGCTTGCAAATCCTGCAACTTCCTTCCATATTCCTCCTCGGATTGCTTTTGTTTCTGTACAAAacttcaaatattaaatttccaagacaaatgaaataaaagaaaataaaattaatgtggAAGAACCTGAATTAGAATATGGCATTGCTTGGTAGCAGAGCGTTCCCTTTCCTGCAGTAATCCACAAACAAGAGTGACAGAGGGTAGGCATAAAATGTGATTGGCGAGGAAAATTCTTACTCTGAGATCTCGAAGTTCGGAGGTTATGGCTTGAAGCTGAACCTTGAACTTGGAAAGTTTAAGCAATTCCATTTTCCTtccaaaattgaaatttaagttCAGCCGCAACTGTGTTCTTTTTTTTACTGCACCATTCAAAAGCAAAAAGAGAAGATGCTTTGGCCTCTACTATCTAATCTCCGATCTACAGTTACAGACAAACGACTTTGTCGTTGCTGTGGTGGTAAGGTCTCAGACTCGCGCCAGCCCCCTGATTATCTCTCGAAATTGTTACATTTTGAAACCCAGGTAGTTCTAAAATTTAACAACTACGGTTGAACCTCAAATTAAGTGAGATCATCTATATTTTCGCTACTAATTATCACACTTTCATGAATTAAATGATATTATCTTTGAATATGATGATTTAGATCGTATAGTAAAGATACACTAGACGTCTAAACGCGTCAGTTTAGACGTATCCGTATGATTTTTAGAGGTTGCAAGGTGAAGTTGAGAATAAATTTTGCAAAAGCTTTTGTGCAGTGAGTGACACATAAAGATGTGAATGATTTGATGAAGTATTCCAATGTCTTAATCTTATCATAGAGTTTCCAATCCGTTGCAATCAATCCGACAGAGGTCTATCTGCTCCACTGTCTTCCCATTTGATGAATATGAATTTTAAAGGAAGCTTCAATTCAACAGAATGATAATGGAGGAATCTTTATTCTTTAAAGTTGGATTGATAAAACCCCAATGGATGTCACAATTCCCATTTCTTTTCTCCCCATTATTGCTTGTCGAGTTAAAGGTGATTAAATTGCTGTACAATCATAGTTACAAGAACACCTTTCAACTTTATTCATCAACTTTATATTATCGAGCTGaattaacaaaattttttatttcaaatgaaaaatataaaaaaaaaatatgctGAGCGTGAAAGTGAATGCTAAATGGATTCACAAGGAAAACCATTAACAAGCAGCATACAAGGACATGTTAGAGAAC
The Manihot esculenta cultivar AM560-2 chromosome 1, M.esculenta_v8, whole genome shotgun sequence genome window above contains:
- the LOC110621547 gene encoding chromosome partition protein Smc isoform X3, with translation MELLKLSKFKVQLQAITSELRDLRERERSATKQCHILIQKQKQSEEEYGRKLQDLQAELASSNELRHKLDRQMSYLQDDNALLENRLKEMQGTIQSLLQSRESFVHAYEESTCEMKRSIEARDRKLGVLSEKLNSHLSLFDSIEKEAFSIKQVLDNVQLLVLEKEEVVAGLRSKMDKVSAFEEVFVEKVHDLKNKLKNNEDELQTKGKIISELEGQLEAANIRNNCQNQIEELQKNLVAKDAVIQSLISEKEALQCEVGNLAVILQKVKETVKNMDDEDKKALSSALKCQDDCDTVRRNEDNRIEADVLMSRESSTIKAPMMGTAENLALPTCQVQHSVGNILQENNHLNSCVSEAASSELQSAINGPSIAEKNEKVIAAVHHLDSECSTTQADTSDQKCHKEKEYDENNAI
- the LOC110621547 gene encoding spindle pole body protein pcp1 isoform X1, whose product is MELLKLSKFKVQLQAITSELRDLRVRIFLANHILCLPSVTLVCGLLQERERSATKQCHILIQKQKQSEEEYGRKLQDLQAELASSNELRHKLDRQMSYLQDDNALLENRLKEMQGTIQSLLQSRESFVHAYEESTCEMKRSIEARDRKLGVLSEKLNSHLSLFDSIEKEAFSIKQVLDNVQLLVLEKEEVVAGLRSKMDKVSAFEEVFVEKVHDLKNKLKNNEDELQTKGKIISELEGQLEAANIRNNCQNQIEELQKNLVAKDAVIQSLISEKEALQCEVGNLAVILQKVKETVKNMDDEDKKALSSALKCQDDCDTVRRNEDNRIEADVLMSRESSTIKAPMMGTAENLALPTCQVQHSVGNILQENNHLNSCVSEAASSELQSAINGPSIAEKNEKVIAAVHHLDSECSTTQADTSDQKCHKEKEYDENNAI
- the LOC110621547 gene encoding golgin subfamily A member 4 isoform X2 codes for the protein MELLKLSKFKVQLQAITSELRDLRVRIFLANHILCLPSVTLVCGLLQERERSATKQCHILIQKQKQSEEEYGRKLQDLQAELASSNELRHKLDRQMSYLQDDNALLENRLKEMQGTIQSLLQSRESFVHAYEESTCEMKRSIEARDRKLGVLSEKLNSHLSLFDSIEKEAFSIKQVLDNVQLLVLEKEEVAGLRSKMDKVSAFEEVFVEKVHDLKNKLKNNEDELQTKGKIISELEGQLEAANIRNNCQNQIEELQKNLVAKDAVIQSLISEKEALQCEVGNLAVILQKVKETVKNMDDEDKKALSSALKCQDDCDTVRRNEDNRIEADVLMSRESSTIKAPMMGTAENLALPTCQVQHSVGNILQENNHLNSCVSEAASSELQSAINGPSIAEKNEKVIAAVHHLDSECSTTQADTSDQKCHKEKEYDENNAI